The window ATGACACCGGCGAGATGGGCAGCCATGCCGGCACCGGCGATGATTACCTCGATACCGCGTCCTCTGGCGCTCCTCGCATATTCCGCTGTTTTATCGGGAAGGCGGTGAGCGGAGCTGATATCCATTTCAAACGGAACCCCCATCTCCTTTAAGACTTCAGCGGCTTTTTTCATGACGGGCACGTCCGATCCGCTGCCCAAAACGATTCCAACAATTGGTTCTTCTTTCATGGTTTATGGTCACTTATGATAATTTCGATGAATCGGTTGTAGTTGCGTACAACCTGTTAAGAGTGAGTCGTAGCAGATTACCCTCTACTTGATACAGGTTACCATTTCTCTCTACTGACATGAAACCTGGCAGGGAAAAAGCTTCGCCGGGGGGACCGGTTCCATTGAGGTTGCTCTTTCCTGCCAGGAGGGAGCTTGGAGTACGCATGCCAGAAAAAATCCATTATGCTTGCTGCATATGTTTGCCATGTATCAGAAAATGGGCTTTGATACTCATGGCATAGCCAACAGTTATGGCAGCCTGAATGCTCCGAATGCATTGACCGTAACAGATCCGAGATCGAGATACGCGAACTTGGAAACCATCGCCAGATACCCCTCAAGTAAAAGTCGAGAGCTCCGACACAGGGAATAATGCCGCAGGAGAAGCCCAGCGTATCCCATTCGGCCCGCGCCACCTTGGTGAAGATATCGAACGACACAAGCTGGCCGATGCATTCTATGTGAAAAATAAATCCCAAACCGATTTCGGTCAAATAGATAAATGTGTTATCATAATTCGTAAAAACCGAACTGTTGAGGTCTACATGGAATGGCTAAATTATCATCATCTGTTTTACTACTGGACTGTTATGCGTGAGGGAAGCATAACTGCAGCCAGTGAAAAACTCCGTCTGGCGCAGTCCACAATTAGCGCGCAGTTGGCAAAACTGGAAGAAAGCCTTGATGTCAAATTGACACAAAAAGTGGGGCGGAACCTGGAGCCTACAGATGCAGGACTGCTCGTTTTGAGATATGCAGATGAGATATTTCCACTGGGCCGGGAAATGATGGATTCGTTGAAAGGAGTCCCAGTCACTGGGCCATGGTCCTTAAGAGTTGGGGTCGTTGATGTGGTGCCAAAGCTTGTTGCCCAAAAGTTACTGGCGCCAATAAACAACTTGCCGGAAAAAGTCCGGTTGATCTGCCATGAAGGGAAAGACGAAAATCTTCTGGCCGAGCTGGCAATGCACAACCTTGATGTGGTCCTGACAGACACCCCCTTACGAACGGGGCTGAGCATTAAGGCCTACAATCACCTCTTGGGGGAGTGCGGTGTTTCTTTTTTGGGAACGCAAGAACTGGTAGAGCAACTACATGAGAAATTTCCATATTGCCTCAACAATGCCCCGATGCTGTTTCCCATGGCCATGAGCACCTTGCGGGGGATTCTTGACCAATGGCTAGACAAAATGGAGATCCAGCCTCTCATAGTTGGGGAGTTTGACGACAGTGCCCTCCTGAAGGTTTTTGGTCAAGCAGGTGATGGGATTTTTGTTGCCCCGACAGTTATCGAGAAGGAGGTGGTTCAACAGTACCAAGTTAAGCTCATTGGTCGGACGCGTGATATCAAAGAAAGATTTTATGCGATTTCAGTAGAACGAATTATCAAACATCCAGCAGTTGCAGCTATTTCGGAGGCTGCACAGCAAAAACTATTTTTTGATATCAAGCGAAAAAGAACAAAATGATATTGGCAGGTCGACCCTCTCAAGAGAATCCGTTACGGATATAGGCTGCTCATCTCAGGTCTCCGCGTATCGACACAATTGTCAGATGAGATCCGAGAGTGGGGTCGGGCCACGATAACACCCCGATATAGCGTCTTTGTCTCTTGAAAGAACATCGTGATTCAGGTTAATGTCTTGTTTTTCCGGGGAGAAAATCAAGATATTGAACTTCTTAGGACGAGACAAATTATGGCAAGAGCCAAAAGGCACTATCTACCTGGGCAGGTGTGGCACATCACTCATAGATGCCATAAGAAGGACTTTCTGCTCAAACTGAAAATGGATCGGCAGAGATGGCTCCACTGGCTTTACGAAGCCAGAAAGCGGTATGGTTTGACTATTCTAGATTATACAGTTACCTCAAACCATATACACCTGCTCGTATTTGATGATCAAGGGCGAGACGTCATCCCGCAATCGATTAAGTTGGTCGCTGGTAGAACAGGCCAGGAATACAATTCCAGAAAAAATAGGAAAGGAGCATTCTGGGAAGACAGTTATCACGCCACAGCCATCCAGACCAAACAGCATCTGCTACGTTGTATTGTGTATATTGATCTGAATATGGTGCGTGCTGGTGTTGTTTCCCATCCTTCGGAATGGCAATTTGGTGGATATAATGAGATTCAGAAGCCACGCAGAAAATGTGTTCTTATCGCGTATGAGAAGCTTGCTGAGCTTTCAGGGTTTTCGAGCTGTCATGCTTTTCAGAAGTCACATAAAGAATACGTTGATGAAGCTCTTTGCAATGTAGATCGAAGGCAAGCGTGGTGGAGTGAAAGCATAGCAGTTGGTGATGAATCTTTTGTGGAAATCATAAAACATCGATTAGGAATACGATCCAAAGGCCGCAAGGTCAAAGAAGCGGGAGAAAGTTACCAGCTTAGAGAGGATGCTGGAATATATATTGCCAATTCTGACCCGAAAAATTGTAATATAGACCGTTATATGACCTTATTGGCTGGGGACAATTACGTAAATACAGAGCAATAGCGTGGCCCGACCCTGGAAAGTGGAATATTGAATCTTCCAATTTATTTTTGATTTTATCCCTCAATACAATTCGATGAATATCCTGGGACTCAGGAATGCGCAATTTTCTGCTATAGGTTTGTAACTGATAAAAAGATATAAAAGCACGTTCTACTGTTACTATTCCGGACCTCTTTTATTTTTTAGGTACCCCAAGATATTGTGGTTTGAAGTATTTATCCAAAAGTTGCGATTTCTCCAACATATCGGTAGTTTTGAAGTCCTGAAAAACCTGCGATATTCAATTTTAATCACAACTTTTAAGGGTGAATTATAGCCTATAGATTTGACCTTTTTATTGCCTCAAAGCCGCATTTTTAGGGCCTTTGGTTTGACACCAGATTTAAATTTGCGATACGGTTCAGATATCCATATTATACCTGAAATTTTGCTGATTTTTGGATTATCTCAATATACATGACATTTTTGTGAAGTTGTGCCACTGGCAAGAAATCAACAAAGGAGACGCGAAAAATGGCAAGAGAGCTTCGATTCATCATTATCCCGAAAGTCGCACATCCCTGGTTCGACGAGGTACACAAAGGTGCGCGAGCTCAGGCCGAAGTCCTAAGTCGTGAGCTTGGTGTCGAGATTGTGGTCGACTATATGCCACCATCAATTGCCGACGTAGTCGAGCAGAACGCGATGCTGGAAAAAGCTGCCAGGAGTCGCCCGAGTGGCATTGCTGTAGATCCGGTTGACGCAGTAGGCCATATGACGGCGATCAACCGCATCAGGGATCAGGGCATTCCGATGGTTCTTTTCGACTCACCATCGCCAGACGCCAGCATGACCAGCATTGGCAACGATTTTGCCCAGCAGGGGATCATTGCGGCCGAGCGCCTCGTCAAGCTACTTGGGGGAGCTGGCAAAGTGGCGTTGATGCAGGGATATCCCACGGCACCAAACCACAAAGAACGATACGAAGCCCAGATGGCTGTTTTAAGGAAGCATCCCCGTATAACTGTTTTAGACGGTGGCACTGACAATGACGACATTGAGACCGCTCGCCAACAGGCTTCGACTGTTCTCGAAGCGCATCCCGACCTGAGCGGTTACTTGTGCTGCGATGCTTCCGGTTCGATAGGCATAGCAACCGCCATTAAGAAGGCTGGAAGGGCCGGCAAAGTAAAAGTAGTCAGCATGGATGGAATTAAGCTCATACTCGATGCCATTAAAGAAGGCGTGATCGAGTCCTCCTCAGCAACCATCCCGAAAATGCAGGGTTCGATGTCCGTCCTGATGCTGTGGCAAGCATCGCTGGGCGTTCAGATGCCTCAGGCTGTTGATACAGGCATTGACTTGATTACGCAGGACGACGTGGATATATATCTGGCTGGTGCAGTCTAAAGACCCGATACCGCATGGCTGCCCCTCCACGCAACTTAGCCATTGAGTGTAAAAAGCTCATGCCTAACGAATAAGGATAGATTGTGATCGCAAAGCGATCCACAATCTTATCCGTGGTTGAACAAGCCCGGCTTTTCTCCTAAGGAAATATCTTTTGAAAGTAATTACCCTGGAAGGGGGCCTTGAATTCTAGCTGTAATTATAGAGCATAGTTATCCCTTCACCTGACAAGGTGTGAAAGAAACAGATTGTTTTCATAGACTGCATTACCTCCTGCTGAATTTATGTGAGAGCAGCGTCCAGGCAAATCATTATCCTGATCTGCCGTAGTCGAATCGAAAGCGTATCACCAGCATAGCCGCCTTGCATTTTGGGCAGGAATACTTTGGCCTTTGCCGCTGTTTTGGCACTATTGGGGTAAAGACATGCAGTATAGGTGAGAGTGGGGTCGGGCCACGATAACACCCCGATATAGCGTCTTTGTCTCTTGAAAGAACATCGTGATTCAGGTTAATGTCTTGTTTTTCTGGGGAGAAAACCAAGATATTGAACTTCTTAGGACGAGACAAATTATGGCAAGAGCCAAAAGGCACTATCTACCTGGGCAGGTGTGGCACATCACTCATAGATGCCATAAGAAGGACTTTCTGCTCAAACTGAAAATGGATCGGCAGAGATGGCTCCACTGGCTTTACGAAGCCCGAAAGCGGTATGGTTTGACTATTCTAGATTATACAGTTACCTCAAACCATATACACCTGCTCGTATTTGATGATCAAGGGCGAGACGTCATCCCGCAATCGGTTAAGTTGGTCGCTGGTAGAACTGGCCAGGAATACAATTCCAGAAAAAATAGGAAAGGAGCATTCTGGGAAGACCGTTATCACGCCACAGCCATCCAGACCAAACAGCATCTACTACGTTGTATTGTGTATATTGATCTGAATATGGTGCGTGCTGGTGTTGTTTCTCATCCTTCGGAATGGCAATTTGGTGGATATAATGAGATTCAGAAGCCACGCAGAAAATGTGTTCTTATCGCGTATGAGAAGCTTGCTGAGCTTTCAGGGTTTTCGAGCTGTCATGCTTTTCAGAAGTCACATAAAGAATACGTTGATGAAGCTCTTTGCAATGTAGATCGAAGGCAAGCGTGGTGGAGTGAAAGCATAGCAGTTGGTGATGAATCTTTTGTGGAAATCATAAAACATCGATTAGGATTACGATCCAAAGGCCGCAAGGTCAAAGAAGCGGGAGAAAGTTACCAGCTTAGAGAGGATGCTGGAATATATATTGCCAATTCTGACCCGAAAAATTGTAATATAGACCGTTATATGACCTTATTGGCCTGGGATAATTGCGTAAATACAGAGTTATAGCGTGGCCCGACCCTGGAAAGCGACATCGGCGATGGATACCAAAGCGCTCCGCTATTATTACCGAACACAGTACAACAGCCGCCTACGCGTGATTGACTTGAAGGCTGTTGATTTTGGCAAAGACAATATCACTTACGTGCCGATGGATCTCGAAAAGGGGCAGGATTTCCAAAAAGTGGTTATCCCGTAATATTATATAGCATGAGGGTGATTCCGGCCGCTCAATCGGTTTGGCTAGCTCTGCAGGAAAGAACGAATGGCGCACGATCACGACCATAAGCAAATCAACTATAACCGCACTTTTGCGGTTGGGATATTGTTGAATATAGTCTTCGTTGTCATAGAAGCAGGCTACGGTGTTGCTGCGGGATCATTGGCGCTGATAGCAGATGCTGGGCACAATTTAAGTGATGTATTCAGTTTGTTGCTTGCTTGGGGGGCAAGTTGGCTCGCCAGAAAACCGGCAACGGAAAAAAGGACCTATGGTTTTCGTAAGGCAACAATCATAGCGTCTTTAACTAATGGCATAGTGCTGCTTTTCGCACTTGGAGGAATTACCTGGGAGGCTATTGGCAGAATATTCGATCCAAAACCAATTGAAGCAATAACGGTAGTTGTGGTTGCGGCAATTGGTGTCGTCATTAATGCGATTACTGCTTTGCTTTTTGTTTCCGGTCAGAAAACAGACTTAAACATCAAGGGAGCATATTTGCATATGGTTGCCGATACTGGCGTTTCACTTGGAGTCGTGGTTGCTGGCATCATTGTGATGTTCACAGGTTGGCAAGTAATTGATCCGTTAGTCAGTATTTTTATCGTATCCGTCATCCTCGTTGGAACCTTGTCTTTGCTGCGTGACTCTCTGAACCTTGCCATCGATTCGGTTCCTGAACAGATCGATATAGCAGGAGTAATGGCCTACCTCTCAGGTCTGGAAAATGTATCTCAGATTCATGACTTACACGTTTGGGCCATGAGCACTACAGAAGTAGCCTTATCGGTGCATCTTGTTACAACAGATAATGATTTAGGCAATAATAATTTGTCGATAATTCAGCAGCAATTACATGACCGTTTTGGTATTGGGCATTCGACAATACAGGTTGAAAAGCATGGAGATGAGTCTTGCATGTTAGACCAGGACGTATGTAAAAAAGGCTAGCAAATCATGAACCGGCCGGCAAATCCCTTAGCTGAGGCAAATATTGGGGACATCCATGACACTCACAAGATAGTTGGGAAGTGTCCTGTTTGTAGAATCAATCGTGGTCTACCCCCTAATACTCCCTTACTCCTTATTGCTGGTGAAAATATTAAAAATCAAGTGGGCTCTTTGCTTCTTTCTTCGTCGTACTTTTCACTGTGTGAGTGTAAATCATGGTTGTCCTTACATCGCTATGTCCGAGTAACTCCTGAATGGTTCGAATATCGTAATTTGCTTGAAGAAGATGACTCGCAAAGCTGTGCCTGAAGGTGTGCGCCGTGACCCTTTTAGTGAGACAGGCCTTTTCCACCGCCCGCCGGATCGCCCTCTGCACATGGGTTTCATGGAGATGGAATCGTTTCACTTCTCCAGTCTCCTTTACCTTTGTGAGTTTGTGGGCGGGGAACAGCCATTGCCAGATAAATTGACGGGCAGCATTCTTTGATTTCCTTTCATAGGCGTCAAAAAGAAAAACTCCATCATATCGATTGCCTACATCCTTTTTATATTGATCATAAACCATGTCCAACTGCCCATGCAGGTCTCCTAGCAGATTTTTGGGTAAGGGGACGGTACGATCTTTTTTCCCTTTTCCGTCATGGACGGTGAGAATACCTCCTTCAAGGTTCAGGCAATGAACACGCAACGATAAACACTCAAACAGGCGTAATCCGCAACCGTACAACAGTTTGACAATGAGAAGATACGGTTCATCGATAGCCTTGAATATCTTGTCGATTTCCGCCCGTGATAACACCACCGGGATATACGGTCTTTTCTTGGCGCGTACAACGCCATCGATGGTGCCGAATTCCCTGTTCAGTACGTTTCTGAAAAAAAAGAGGAGGGAATTGAAGGCCAGGTTCTGGGTTGAGGCGGACACCTTCTTCTTGACGGCAAGGTGGGTGAGATACTCTTTCACATGTTCCGCCGACAATCGATCAGGATGCAGGGATTTTGTATAGGTTTGAAAATCCCTGATATATTTTCTGTACGACTTGAGAGTATTGTCGGAGTAATGCCGCATCCGAATGGTATTCTCAAGATCGGCGAATTGAGCTTCCCATGAGCTTTCATGCTCGTTGGCAGTTATATGTTGTGGAATGGTTGCGATCTTAACGGGCTTTGTACTTCTATCGTTAGTCTTCTTGATGGTTTTCTTCCCAACGACGGCTACTCTATCGATTTTTTCTGGTCTCTTTGGGCGGCTGCCAGCACTTCTCTTGAGAACCAAAAAATCCAGGTAAAGCTGAATTGCCCTTTGAGCCTCTTGCCTGGTCGCGACATTTTGATTTTTCTCTGTCAATTTTACAAGAAAGGCATCCAGGCCCCGAGTGGTTGCCGTCTCATGCTGATATTTCTCACAAAAATCCAGGTAGTAACGGAGCCATTTCTGACATTTATTAACGTATATCTGAGCTACACCTCTTTGAGCGAGAAACTCAGCATACCTGACTCTGACCTCTGTAGGTACAACCAGCATGACTGCCTCCGAACCTATGGGAGTGAATTGGGTATAATATGTTTTCTTGTGGTGTTACCCAGAAGTAGAACACTAACAGCTTGCTTTGATCAGTATAATCTATTTATCTAGATTTACTAATTATTTACCATCTGGATGGAGCTGATTGAAGGATGAGAGGTCCGTTGTGGACCATTTCAGTCGGTCTTCCGGATAATTACTTGTTATCGAAATAAAAACTGATGATAAAGATCTACAATCCAGAAAATGAATTCGATTTAATCTTTATCAAAAGTATTTTAATGAGTGAAAATGTAAATTTTTATGTTCATAACGACTTTTTTGGTTCATTGAGGCTAGGGCCACCAATTGAACTATTCAACCAGAAAACTATTTACGTTATAAATGAAGATGTAGAGAAAGCAAATGAACTAATAGAAATTTACTTAGAAAATTCATACAATAATGATGGATACTATGATGAAGAAGAAAAACTAAAAGTGAAGCTCAGTGTCATTATAGAGTTTTTAATTTTTAGGTGGTTTGTCCCAAGAAGAATATTAAAAAAGCGATAACGAATAAGGATAGATTGTGATCGCAAAGCGATCCACAATCTTATCCGTGGTTGAACAAGCCCGGCTTTTCTCCTAAGGAAATATCTTTTGAAAGTAATTACCCTGGAAGGGGGCCTTGAATTCTAGCTGTAATTATAGAGCATAGTTATCCCTTCACCTGACAAGGTGTGAAAGAAACAGATTGTTTTCATAGACTGCATTACCTCCTGCTGAATTTATGTGAGAGCAGCGTCCAGGCTAATCATTATCCTGATCTGCCGTAGTCGAATCGAAAGCGTATCACCAGCATAGCCGCCTTGCATTTTGGGCAGGAATACTTTGGCCTTTGCCGCTGTTTTGGCACTATTGGGGTAAAGACATGCAGTATAAGCTGAATGAGGGTTCTGATTTTTCTGGCATTGGCGTGCAGAAAACCGTAATCCCGCACGCGTCTGAAGCCTCTCGGCAGGACATGCTTGACCAGGATGTTCAGGAAATCCTCTGCTTTTACTGTGGAATATCTTAGCTCATCAGTCCTACTGTCACGGTACTTGAAAGTGACATTTCCGTTGTGACTTGCCACAATATTTTTCTCGCTGATGACGCCTCGATAGAGATATCTGGCCAGATATTTCAGGGCCGGGAAGCCATTGCCCACGCATTCACAATGGGCAACCCACTTTTCAGGCAGATTTTGAGGCAGGGACAGGCCTGTTGATTTCAGCATGTCGAGGAATTTGCCGCGGAAGGTTTTGGCCAGGGCAAATCCATTGAAGAGATAGTCATTTTTCACCTTTCTCCACTTGCCGAATCGTTTATCTATACCGCCGCCAGGGATGAGTACATGAATGTGGGGGTGAAACGAGAGGTCTCGCGCGTGGGTGTGCAGGATCATGGTCATGCCGATCTCCGCTCCAAGATGTTTTGGGTTCGCAGCAAAGGATCTAAGGACTTCAGCGACGCATTTGAACATCAGGGAATAGACAGTTTTCTGGTGCCCGTATGCCAGGTATCGCAGTTCATATGGTAAGGTAAAGGTGGCCAGGAAGTAGGGGACCGGCATGAGCTTCGCCTGCTGTTTATCAAGCCAGGAACTGGTCTGGTGATTGAGGCAGGTTGGGCAGTGGCGGTTGCCGCACGAGAGGGGGCGCCATTCTCCATGCTGGCAATCAGGGCATCGTGCATAGAGTTCGCCAGATTGAGGGGTTCGACACTGCTGTATGTCCCTCAAAGCCCTCAGTTGCTCTGGGATGGCATTGCCGCCATGACGAATCATGTACAGGTCGAAGTATTTGTTGATGAGTGATTTAATGTCCATGTTGCTTCCTCGTTGGGTTCAGCTCCATGGAATTGATCAGCTCGTTTATGGTGGCAATGCTATCCTTTTCCGCGGTGTAGGTGAGCTGGGCGTAACGGGCAGTGGTTGTGGGGCTTGAATGCCCGAGAAGTTCCTGGATGTGGCGAAGGCTTAAACCCGCTTCGAGGAGGTGGGTGGCAAAGCTGTGTCTGAGGGAGTGGATGGAGACTTTTTTTTAATGTTACAGGCTGCAACCACCGCTTTCATGGCCTGCTGGGTGGAACCGATGTTCATGTGAGAGGTTGCCCTGATGATGGTTTCAGCAGAGCCTCTATAGTTTGGGAAAAGCAGCTTGGGATGGCGATGATCCTGCCAGAGAATGCGTAATGCCTTCAGGGTTCGATCAGGCAGTGGAACCAGACGATCTTTATGTCCTTTGCCTCTGCGGATATGTACCCGTCTGCGATTGGCATCGATATCTCCGATCTGTAAAGAAAGTGCTTCCTGTAAACGCAACCCCATGGAGTAAGTAGTAAAGAGAAAGACCCGGTAACGGAGTTTGCGCGTGTTGTGAACAAGTAAGGCAACTTCTTCTCTAGTAAGGATATCCGGGATTGTTTTCACAGTTGGTGGCTTGACGATATTGAGCCATTGCCAGTCCTGCTCCAGGACGTGCTTCCAGAAGAACATCAGGCCGAGCCTGTCGAGCTTTACCGTACTCCAGGAATAGTTTTCTACCAGACGGGTAAAATAATCTTCGAGCTGCTCCACCGACAGTTGATCTGGGCAACAATCAAAATGTTCGGTAAGACGACGAACAGCCCGGGCATAGGCGCTGATAGTTGCCTGACTCTTGCCTTGAAGCGTAAGCTTTTTCAGGTGCCGATCGTAAAGGATTTCAAAACGTTTGGAATCTTTTGCCTTCATGGTATACTCCTTTTTCTGTAAGTGTCCGGAATTGGACTCTTTACTGAAGTATACTCAAGACCTCTGCCGCGTAGCGGCTTCGTTCAACAAACCGTTTCAAGGGACGCGCAAAAGGCGCGCGCCCCTGAACTCCACGTTGAACCTGTAGAAAAAGGTATTGGTCATAGCAATATCAGGCATTTAGGGTTATATTTAGCTTCATTCGATGGTAATCAACCCCTTAACCCTGCCGAAAGTCGGAAGCCATGGCCAAATACAAGCCGTATTCATACGCTCAGGGGATGTTCATACCAGTATTCTTCAGTGAGCAGATACAAAAAGGGACTTTCGAGTACACCCTGAACTATCTGGTCGATCACGAACTCGACCTTTCCATCTTTGATGCCAGGTTCACCAACGACGAAACTGGTGCCCCAGCCTATGACCCACGGATCTTGCTGAAGATTATCCTGTTTGCCTATTCACGAGGTATTACTTCTAGTCGTGCAATTTCCGAGTGCTGTGAAAAAAACATCCTTTTCATGGCCCTTTCAGCCAATACCAGACCCCACTTCACAACAATTGCCAGTTTCGTTTCCAGTATGGACAAAGAGGTTGTCTCTCTCTTTCTTCAAGTACTGCTGATCTGTGACCAGCAGAACCTTATTGGCCGAGAGATGTTTGCTATTGATGGCTGCAAACTCCCAAGCAATGCCTCTAAGGAATGGAGTGGCACCAAAGCCGATTTGACCAAAAAGGTTGAAAAGATAGAGCGAGCTCTGCACAGAATGATCATCCGTCACAAGTCCATGGATCTTGAGAAGATAGAGCCGGAAGTTCGGGATCATGAAGAGAAATATAAGAAGAAACTACAAAAAAGTGCTGCCAAGATAAGGGATTGGCTGAAAGACCATGATGACCGACGTGGCAGTGGCGGCAAACCGGTTAAATCAAACATTACCGATAATGACTCTGCCAAGATGGCCACATCGAAAGGGGTAATACAGGGGTATGTCGGTGTTGCCTCAGTGGACAAGAAGCACCAAGTCATTGTTGGAGCAGAAGCCTATGGGCAGGGCAGTGAGTCCAATCTCCTTGTACCTTCGCTGAAGTCGATACAGTCTAACTTGGAACAGATAGGCGACCAAGATGTATTTGGTAAGGCCAAAGTTGTAGCGGATAGCGGTTATCATTCCGAGAAGAATCTCGAGTACCTCTATACAGAGAATATAGATGGGTATGTTGCGGATACTCGTTTCCGCAAACGAGATCCTCGCTTTGCCACAGCGGAGCGCTATAAAGATCTCCCCGCTTATCACTTTGCGACCAGGGCCGGTGGAAAGCGACTCTTTCGGCCTGAACATTTTACTTTCGCTGATGATTTGAGCCACGCTATTTGTCCGGCCGGCAAGAAACTCTACCGCAATGGCTGCAACGCCAAGGTGAAAGACTATCAGGCCTACAAGTTTAAAGGAGCTAAGCGAGACTGCCTCCCATGTCAATTGCGACGTGAGTGTTTACGAAAGCCAGAGAAAACCGAGGCCCGTCAGCTAGCTTACTTTCCGGGGAAAAAGCGTAACGGTAATGAGCGATTCACAGAGAAGATGAAACGAAAGATTGATTCAACCATTGGTCGAGCAATCTATGGCATGCGACTCGCTGTTGGTGAGCCACCCTTTGGCCATATACGGTCAACCATGAAACTTGATCGATTCAGTCTTCGAGGAAAACGAAAAGTGAATGCGCAGTGGAACCTGTTCTGCATGGTCCATAACCTGAAAAAGATCCACTCGTATGGAGCGGTAGTAGGCAGCTGACAGGTAGATCGTAGAGGAGAATAGTTCCAAGAATGTTCACAAATGGACTTGAGGGCAAATAGAGCAAGGTAAAGAACAAGTGGAATCGAAATAGGCGGCTAGGAAAGTAGATTTTTGGAACCCTCCTGAAATCGGTTGAGGGAATCTTCGGGATTTTGAACTGCCTTTTTCTACAGGCTCGTTACATGCCAATTCGTTCACCACAGTTTTCTCAAAGTACATTCAATTTCTGTTTGGAATTGTTTTGAAATTATGGAAATAAAATGAGCAAAGATGTAAAACAACAAAGCAATCCATTTTCTACTGGAGGTGGTGGTGTTAACTTTGAAACTAGAGTTCAAGCTGCTTTT of the Desulfosediminicola ganghwensis genome contains:
- the nhaR gene encoding transcriptional activator NhaR, with product MKNKSQTDFGQIDKCVIIIRKNRTVEVYMEWLNYHHLFYYWTVMREGSITAASEKLRLAQSTISAQLAKLEESLDVKLTQKVGRNLEPTDAGLLVLRYADEIFPLGREMMDSLKGVPVTGPWSLRVGVVDVVPKLVAQKLLAPINNLPEKVRLICHEGKDENLLAELAMHNLDVVLTDTPLRTGLSIKAYNHLLGECGVSFLGTQELVEQLHEKFPYCLNNAPMLFPMAMSTLRGILDQWLDKMEIQPLIVGEFDDSALLKVFGQAGDGIFVAPTVIEKEVVQQYQVKLIGRTRDIKERFYAISVERIIKHPAVAAISEAAQQKLFFDIKRKRTK
- a CDS encoding integron integrase gives rise to the protein MLVVPTEVRVRYAEFLAQRGVAQIYVNKCQKWLRYYLDFCEKYQHETATTRGLDAFLVKLTEKNQNVATRQEAQRAIQLYLDFLVLKRSAGSRPKRPEKIDRVAVVGKKTIKKTNDRSTKPVKIATIPQHITANEHESSWEAQFADLENTIRMRHYSDNTLKSYRKYIRDFQTYTKSLHPDRLSAEHVKEYLTHLAVKKKVSASTQNLAFNSLLFFFRNVLNREFGTIDGVVRAKKRPYIPVVLSRAEIDKIFKAIDEPYLLIVKLLYGCGLRLFECLSLRVHCLNLEGGILTVHDGKGKKDRTVPLPKNLLGDLHGQLDMVYDQYKKDVGNRYDGVFLFDAYERKSKNAARQFIWQWLFPAHKLTKVKETGEVKRFHLHETHVQRAIRRAVEKACLTKRVTAHTFRHSFASHLLQANYDIRTIQELLGHSDVRTTMIYTHTVKSTTKKEAKSPLDF
- a CDS encoding cation diffusion facilitator family transporter; the encoded protein is MAHDHDHKQINYNRTFAVGILLNIVFVVIEAGYGVAAGSLALIADAGHNLSDVFSLLLAWGASWLARKPATEKRTYGFRKATIIASLTNGIVLLFALGGITWEAIGRIFDPKPIEAITVVVVAAIGVVINAITALLFVSGQKTDLNIKGAYLHMVADTGVSLGVVVAGIIVMFTGWQVIDPLVSIFIVSVILVGTLSLLRDSLNLAIDSVPEQIDIAGVMAYLSGLENVSQIHDLHVWAMSTTEVALSVHLVTTDNDLGNNNLSIIQQQLHDRFGIGHSTIQVEKHGDESCMLDQDVCKKG
- a CDS encoding DUF2007 domain-containing protein — translated: MIKIYNPENEFDLIFIKSILMSENVNFYVHNDFFGSLRLGPPIELFNQKTIYVINEDVEKANELIEIYLENSYNNDGYYDEEEKLKVKLSVIIEFLIFRWFVPRRILKKR
- a CDS encoding substrate-binding domain-containing protein, with product MARELRFIIIPKVAHPWFDEVHKGARAQAEVLSRELGVEIVVDYMPPSIADVVEQNAMLEKAARSRPSGIAVDPVDAVGHMTAINRIRDQGIPMVLFDSPSPDASMTSIGNDFAQQGIIAAERLVKLLGGAGKVALMQGYPTAPNHKERYEAQMAVLRKHPRITVLDGGTDNDDIETARQQASTVLEAHPDLSGYLCCDASGSIGIATAIKKAGRAGKVKVVSMDGIKLILDAIKEGVIESSSATIPKMQGSMSVLMLWQASLGVQMPQAVDTGIDLITQDDVDIYLAGAV
- a CDS encoding transposase encodes the protein MARAKRHYLPGQVWHITHRCHKKDFLLKLKMDRQRWLHWLYEARKRYGLTILDYTVTSNHIHLLVFDDQGRDVIPQSIKLVAGRTGQEYNSRKNRKGAFWEDSYHATAIQTKQHLLRCIVYIDLNMVRAGVVSHPSEWQFGGYNEIQKPRRKCVLIAYEKLAELSGFSSCHAFQKSHKEYVDEALCNVDRRQAWWSESIAVGDESFVEIIKHRLGIRSKGRKVKEAGESYQLREDAGIYIANSDPKNCNIDRYMTLLAGDNYVNTEQ
- a CDS encoding IS91 family transposase; the encoded protein is MDIKSLINKYFDLYMIRHGGNAIPEQLRALRDIQQCRTPQSGELYARCPDCQHGEWRPLSCGNRHCPTCLNHQTSSWLDKQQAKLMPVPYFLATFTLPYELRYLAYGHQKTVYSLMFKCVAEVLRSFAANPKHLGAEIGMTMILHTHARDLSFHPHIHVLIPGGGIDKRFGKWRKVKNDYLFNGFALAKTFRGKFLDMLKSTGLSLPQNLPEKWVAHCECVGNGFPALKYLARYLYRGVISEKNIVASHNGNVTFKYRDSRTDELRYSTVKAEDFLNILVKHVLPRGFRRVRDYGFLHANARKIRTLIQLILHVFTPIVPKQRQRPKYSCPKCKAAMLVIRFRFDYGRSG
- a CDS encoding transposase; protein product: MARAKRHYLPGQVWHITHRCHKKDFLLKLKMDRQRWLHWLYEARKRYGLTILDYTVTSNHIHLLVFDDQGRDVIPQSVKLVAGRTGQEYNSRKNRKGAFWEDRYHATAIQTKQHLLRCIVYIDLNMVRAGVVSHPSEWQFGGYNEIQKPRRKCVLIAYEKLAELSGFSSCHAFQKSHKEYVDEALCNVDRRQAWWSESIAVGDESFVEIIKHRLGLRSKGRKVKEAGESYQLREDAGIYIANSDPKNCNIDRYMTLLAWDNCVNTEL